The nucleotide sequence GCCATATCAATCGCCTCACAGACCAGTTCGGTGCGCATATGATCCGCCAACGCATACCCCACCACCTTCTTTGTGCAACAGTCCAATACCGTCGCCAGGTACACGAACCCCGCCCAAGTAGGAATGTAGGTGATATCCCCACACCACTTGACCCCCGGAGCGGGCGCGGTGAAGTCACGGCACACCAGATCAGGCCGCTCATCCAGGTCCTCCGCTGGAACCGTAGTACGGACCTTCCGGCGCGGCCGCGCGGCCCTCAAGCCCAGCTCCCGCATGATCGACCTGACCGTGCCGGGGTCGGCCGGCACCCCCTGCCAGTCCAGGGTGGCAACCACCCGACGGTACCCGTAGGTACCACCGGACTCGGCGAAGATCTTCTCAACAAGCACACCGAGCTCCTTTCTGCGGATCGCGGTGGCCGATTCGGGCCTGCTCAGCCAGTTGTAGTAACCGGACTTGGAGACCTTCGCCCACTGGCACATCCAGGCGACCGGGTAGTTGCCTTCCTCGCTGTGGATGAACTCGTAGATGCGAGTCACTCTTGCTCCTTCGCGAAGAAGGCCGCCGCTTTTTTTAGGAACTCATTCTCCATCCGAAGCTTATAGTTCTCCGCCTTCAGCCGGGCCAACTCCTCCGCATCCGTGGCTTCCTTCTGCTCCCGGGCGCCGGCGTGCTGCTTTCTGTATTTAGCGACCCAGTTGCCCACGGTCTGCGCCACCAAACCATAAGAGGCCGCGACCGACGCGATCGACCGCTCCTTATCCACCACCTCGCGAGCAACCTGCTCACGAAACTCCTCGGAGTACTTCGCCTTAGTCACATCCACCATCCTAACTATCAGATCACGGGGAACGACAGCCATCCCCCAAGTCCGAAAACAACCCTCCAGTCCAGTTTTCGCCGCGCTGGGGACGTTTTCGGGTTGGCGAGGACGTTTTCGCCGCGCGGGGGTCGTTCTCGGGCTGACGAGGACGACCTCCTACACCCGAACACAACCACCTGATGGGCCGGTTCTCGTCAAACAGGGCCCCGAGCACAACCAACACCGACAGCCCCAGCTCAAACCCCCACACCCACAAACACGAAAAGCCGCACAGGCCCTCCGCTTAATCCAGGTTGCGTGGTTCTGTCCCGCTGCGGCGCCGGGCGCTGAGGCATATCGGAGCAAGGCCTGGGGCAGGCGCGCGCAATCGGCTCGACGCCCGATGCAAACGGGCACCGCACTCACCGGCGCCCGCGGGCGCGGCGCCAGGCGGCACCACGGCGCTCCACCCGGCCTTCGAGCTCCAGCAGTCCCAGGGCGGCGATGGTCTCGTGCTCGCTCAGCCCCGCCGCACGCGCGACCGATTCCACGCTGGCATCGGCGCGGGCCGGCAGCGCATCCATGACTACAGCCGCAGGCCCATCCAGGCCATCGAGCAGCCCGGATCCCGCATTGGCCGGGTCCTCGGCCTTGCAGCCGTCGGGGTCGGTGGTCCCCAGGGGTGCGACCAGCTCCAGTGCCTCGTCAGCATCGGTGACACAGACGGCCCCCTGGCGCAGCAGCCGATGGCAGCCCACCGAGGCCATCGAGGTCACCGGTCCCGGCACGGCCCCCACCGGTCTGCCTACCTCCATGGCGTGGTGGGCGGTGGACAGGGCTCCGGAACGCCAGGCGGCCTCCACGATGACCGTGGCGTCGCTCATGGCGGCAATCAACCGGTTGCGAGTCAGGAAGCGGTGGCGGCCGGGCTGGCAGCCGGGCGGTACCTCCGCCACCAGGGCCCCATTGGCTATGACCTCCTCCAGCACGTCGGCGTTGCCGGCCGGGTAGAGACGATCCACTCCCCCGGCGGACACGGACACGGTGGCGCCGGTACGCAGGGCACCACGGTGGGCGGCGGCGTCAATGCCGAAGGCGCCCCCGGAGACGACCACGACTCCCCCTGCCGCCAGGCCACTGGCCATATCGGTGGTCACGCGCTCGCCGTAGTCGGTGGAGGCGCGCGCCCCGACCAGGGCGAGTGCGCGCCCCGTGCCCGGCCCGGCGGGCACCAGGTCCTCACGCATTCGTGGTGTGTCAAGAGCAACGTCGCCAACCTGCTCGGTACTACAGCGGGAAACGAGCAGGGCGGGATCGCCGCGGACCCACAGGCAGTGGGGTGGGCGCTCCAGGTCGTTCAGCCCCGTCGGCCACCACGGGTCGCCGGGCAGAATCAGGCTACCGCCCAAGCGTTCCAGCACGTCCAACTCGCGGCGGATGTCCAGGCCCCGCAGGCGCGGCGCCCAGCGGCCGGCGGCCACGGCCCAGTCGGCGCTGGCACGGCCGGCATCCCCACGGGGCGGCAGCGGCGGACGCGGTGCGGGCCGGGGTCGGCCGTCGGCATCCAGCGCCTCCTGAGTGAGCCAGGCCAGCGCCCCGGTCGCGCCGAGGCCGCCAACCAGGGCGCAGGCGTGGGCGTCAGCGGGCTCGGCCAGCCGCGACCAGGTCGCCCGGGCTAAGGTCTCGGCCTGCCCGGCGGCGGTACCGGGCAGCGGGCGAGTGCCTGTGCCGGGGTCCGCTGCGGACTCCACCGTGGGCGCCGAGTCGGATACGGGTACGGGCTCGCTCATGGACGTGCTCCTCTCGTGCGCAGTGCCAGGGCGGCACCGATGTCTGTGGGGGTGGGGGCGGGACGGGAACCGAGGTCGGCCAGGGTCCAGGCCAGCCGCAGCACGCGGTCCACGCCCCGCAGGGACAGGTCACCGCGGTCCAGGGCGGTCATAAGCGGGGCGAGCAGGGAGGGGTCGGTTCCGGATGCGGGCGACCGCAGCCAGCCGCCGGGCACCTCCCCCATCAGGCGCCACGGCGTGTCCGCCAGCCGCCGAGCAGCCCGTGCCCGAGCCTCGGCGACGCGACCGGCAACCACGGCACTGGACTCACCAGTTCCCGTGGCGGCAAGCTCATCGGCGGTAACCGCCGCAACCTCCACTTGAATGTCCACCCGGTCCAGCAGAGGGCCGGACAGGCGGGAGAAGTAGCGGCGCCGTTGCAAGGAGGTGCAGGTGCACTCCAGGCCGCGGCCGGTGGCGCGCCCGCAGGGACAGGGATTGGCGGCCAACACCAGCTGGAAGGCCGCCGGGTAGGTGGCGCGTCCCCCAACCCGGTCGATCGTGACATAGCCAGACTCCAGGGGCTGACGCAGGCAGTCGAGCACACCGGCAGGAAACTCGGGGGCCTCATCCAGGAACAGCACGCCACGGTGTGCCAACGAGACGTCTCCCGGGCGGGGGACCCCGGAGCCTCCACCGAC is from Actinomyces sp. 432 and encodes:
- a CDS encoding DNA-processing protein DprA, which encodes MSEPVPVSDSAPTVESAADPGTGTRPLPGTAAGQAETLARATWSRLAEPADAHACALVGGLGATGALAWLTQEALDADGRPRPAPRPPLPPRGDAGRASADWAVAAGRWAPRLRGLDIRRELDVLERLGGSLILPGDPWWPTGLNDLERPPHCLWVRGDPALLVSRCSTEQVGDVALDTPRMREDLVPAGPGTGRALALVGARASTDYGERVTTDMASGLAAGGVVVVSGGAFGIDAAAHRGALRTGATVSVSAGGVDRLYPAGNADVLEEVIANGALVAEVPPGCQPGRHRFLTRNRLIAAMSDATVIVEAAWRSGALSTAHHAMEVGRPVGAVPGPVTSMASVGCHRLLRQGAVCVTDADEALELVAPLGTTDPDGCKAEDPANAGSGLLDGLDGPAAVVMDALPARADASVESVARAAGLSEHETIAALGLLELEGRVERRGAAWRRARGRR
- a CDS encoding transposase → MAVVPRDLIVRMVDVTKAKYSEEFREQVAREVVDKERSIASVAASYGLVAQTVGNWVAKYRKQHAGAREQKEATDAEELARLKAENYKLRMENEFLKKAAAFFAKEQE
- a CDS encoding IS3 family transposase, with the translated sequence MTRIYEFIHSEEGNYPVAWMCQWAKVSKSGYYNWLSRPESATAIRRKELGVLVEKIFAESGGTYGYRRVVATLDWQGVPADPGTVRSIMRELGLRAARPRRKVRTTVPAEDLDERPDLVCRDFTAPAPGVKWCGDITYIPTWAGFVYLATVLDCCTKKVVGYALADHMRTELVCEAIDMAARNCKPTRGVTIFHSDRGSQYTSQAFADHLASYGIRPSVGRTGVCWDNAWAESFNATLKNERVYRMVYPTRDKAIRDVAAWIELTYNQRRLHSGIGYRTPNQFERELQQAATPKAA